In Artemia franciscana chromosome 4, ASM3288406v1, whole genome shotgun sequence, a single window of DNA contains:
- the LOC136026205 gene encoding autophagy protein 5-like isoform X1, with the protein MAEDREALRQLWDAKIAACLTLASEEVTTPTKPEPVYLMLPPMSYFPLVTEKVRRTFLHFVDTEFHSADMWFDYEGTPLKWHYPIGVLYDLVRNEEDQLPWAITVHFGSVPKEIVHCPSKETVESFWVNCLKEADLLKRRSNYKVNCMQKRDLTQMFSGILHDKFDQFWTINKKLMESTPEGFKFIPFRLYTPDRGDKPFIQFQMKPYNSEGVVNTLKNLLDECDPKLARDFKVLLHGIFVPQEMPLQWLSEHMSYADSFLHIVLMPV; encoded by the coding sequence atgGCAGAGGATCGGGAGGCGCTTCGTCAGTTATGGGATGCGAAGATTGCTGCTTGTTTGACTTTGGCTTCCGAAGAAGTAACAACTCCAACAAAGCCTGAGCCGGTATATCTAATGCTTCCACCTATGTCTTACTTCCCATTAGTTACTGAAAAAGTTCGAAGGACTTTCTTACATTTTGTTGACACGGAATTTCACAGCGCAGACATGTGGTTTGATTATGAAGGAACACCATTAAAATGGCATTATCCTATAGGAGTTTTGTATGATTTAGTTAGAAATGAAGAAGATCAACTTCCATGGGCGATTACTGTCCATTTTGGAAGTGTTCCAAAAGAAATTGTCCACTGCCCTAGTAAAGAGACTGTGGAAAGTTTTTGGGTGAATTGCTTAAAAGAAGCTGATCTATTAAAACGCCGTTCGAATTACAAAGTGAATTGTATGCAGAAACGTGATTTGACTCAAATGTTTAGTGGCATACTGCATGATAAATTTGATCAGTTTTGGACAATCAATAAAAAGCTAATGGAATCAACTCCCGAAGGCTTTAAATTCATACCTTTCCGTCTCTATACTCCCGATAGGGGTGATAAGCCGTTTATACAATTTCAGATGAAACCATATAATTCAGAAGGTGTTGTGAACACATTGAAAAATCTTCTTGATGAGTGCGATCCAAAATTAGCGCGAGACTTTAAAGTGTTATTGCATGGTATTTTCGTTCCTCAGGAAATGCCGTTACAATGGCTTAGTGAACATATGAGTTATGCTGATAGTTTCTTGCATATTGTTCTTATGCCAGTTTGA